A single window of Achromobacter xylosoxidans DNA harbors:
- a CDS encoding MOSC N-terminal beta barrel domain-containing protein, which produces MSGATFQPIAQCGETSQAEAAPYHRQWLVANDSGQWLNRELCPRLADVTVELRLGYLVLRAPGMLRMDIPLDVIEDDDSVRYSMKVGEQIIDVIDEGELAAAWISNFVQVPCRIMKVHPDTPVSAWPD; this is translated from the coding sequence ATGAGCGGCGCCACTTTCCAACCCATTGCCCAATGCGGCGAGACGTCGCAGGCCGAGGCCGCGCCTTATCACCGCCAGTGGCTGGTCGCCAATGATTCAGGCCAGTGGCTCAACCGCGAGCTGTGCCCGCGGCTGGCCGACGTGACGGTGGAACTGCGCCTGGGCTATCTGGTGCTGCGCGCGCCGGGCATGCTGCGCATGGATATTCCGCTGGACGTGATCGAGGACGACGACAGCGTGCGCTACAGCATGAAGGTCGGCGAGCAGATCATCGACGTGATCGACGAAGGCGAACTGGCCGCGGCGTGGATCTCGAATTTCGTGCAGGTGCCGTGCCGCATCATGAAGGTGCATCCGGACACGCCCGTGTCCGCCTGGCCGGACTGA